Sequence from the Mixophyes fleayi isolate aMixFle1 chromosome 4, aMixFle1.hap1, whole genome shotgun sequence genome:
tgggctacagcccaggggcctatggcatccagggggcccttgaaagtgctcagcagcagtattgatcggtcgggggcgggtgCGCCCCTGgcgtgatcaatgctgctgagcactttcactgcggtccttctccggcgcgctgtagtctccttactgaggagatctcgtgagtctcactctcacgagatctcctcagtaaagagcgtacagcgcgccggagaggGAGGTAGGTGCTGGGGGGGGGCGGgcgtgggcagctcggatcacgggggggcgcGGATCATGGCGGGGCCCTCACAGGGGTATGGAGGCCCCCAGGGCCTCCAtacccttaatctggccctgttgatatagcaccactgaatccgcagtgctgtacagagaactcattcacatcagtccctgccccattggagcttacagtctgaattctctaacatacacacgcagacagacggagagagacagagtgtctagggtcaattttgaaagcagccaattaacctaccagtatgtttttggagtgtgggaggaaaccggagcacccggaagaaacccaggcaaacacggggagaacatacaaactccgcacagataaggccatggtcaggaattgaactcatgtccccagtgctgtgaggcagaagtgctaaccactaggccaccgtgctgcccataaatatagtaatagtaatagtaatttgCTAAAGTACTTTTCTGGTAAGGGTCAGTTgccaacatcaaaataatatttttattgataacTTGCTActagaaaaataattttatttatgccATGTCTGGATTGTTATAGTTGGACATTTTGGCGTAAAGCTCTGCGCATGAACCAGAATGGTGGAGcaagagcatacttatacccagattcaaatggaaatgtatcttgagattcgCTTTCACATTGCGTTCGAAGATTAATCAGGTCCACTGTGAATTACAACTAGCacgagaagtggtactgtgcatgtTGTACATACATGGAAGTATAACAATCTTTTGATATTATGGCATCAGTCACTGTTTTAGGTAACTTAAAGtccattatttatattaataatatatttctctGCCCAAACATACAAAATGACCACACATATCACATAATACGTCTAGTATAAAGAGTAGGAGAAGTGGTATTGAGCAACAGATCAACTCTAGATAGtcacttttgctttttatttcAAGTATTAGACACAATGTGAATTAAgagggaaaaaaacaataaataaacattgtaTTAACATTGTTCTCTTCAGTTAATGAACACTACATTTTTGTTAACACTGATATGTGTACAGGGTAATGAAAAGATTTAAAAGGACACATACAATAACACCATCTTAGgggaagatttatcaaaccttctaaacaagaaaagtggaggtgttgcccatagaaaccaatcagattccagttatcattttctagaatctACTACATagaagatagctagaatctgattggttgctatgagcaacaactccactttttcttttttggagGTTTGATAAAATTACCTCTTAGGGATTATCTCTTCATGAAAATTGAGGTTCATCATCAACATATGTATTCAAACTGCAAGTCAAAATAATAATTCCTTTGGTGTTTGGCATTTTCATCTTAGTTCTTTCCCAAGAGGTATTTTTTTGAGTTCATGTTGGGACGGAACAAAATGATGTAACATTTGGGAGCAAACATGCAACAGAGCATGGCCCAGCTAGAGGAGAGAATTGCAAAAATCTCCATGGCTGCAGTATATTTACCGCTAGTACTGAGCGAGGCTGGAATATAGGACACCCAAACAATAAGAAAGGCCAGCATACTGAACGTGATGAATTTGGCTTCGTTGAAGCTATCAGGAAGTAGTCTAGCTAAGAAAGCAACAAGAAAGCTGATTATAGCTAGAAGACCTAGATACCCTATAGTACACCAAAAGGCAGTGGGTGAGCCTTCATTGCATTCAACAACAAGGACACCAGATTTTGCATTAAAATTGTACTCAGGGAATGGAGATGACAGAGATAACCAAGAAACACTTATTAATAATTGGATAAAGGTTGCCAAACCAATAACCACATATGACATTTGAGGACTGGCCCACTTCTTTAAATCACTGTTTGGCTTTGTAGCCTTGAATGCAATCATGACCATAAGGGTTTTGGCTAAGATACATGAAACACAAAGAGCAAAGACCATTCCAAAAGTCACTTGGCGCAGAAGACATTTTTCACGGTTAGGATAACCAATAAATGCAAGAGAAGATAGGAAACAGAGAGACATAGAAAGCAGAAGAAGGCAACTAACAGCATAATTGTTGGCTCGGACTATTGGTGTAGTCTTGTAATGAATCAATAGACCAAGAACACCCAATGGAATCAAGGAAGAGGTGATGCTAGTCGACATTAATATGACGCCTAAATTCTCTTCATACGAGAGGTACTCAATGGGCTTTGGTACACATTTATCTCTTTGTTGGCTTGGCCATTGATCCCAGGGGCATCTAAAGCATTCATTTGTATCTGAAAGGCAGGACAAAGCTATGAAATCATCTTCATATATATGTTATGGACGTCTTAGCTATTTTTTTTGGCACATTATAGACTTACCAGTTGTATTGGTGATTTCTCCAAGagggcaggggacacactgaaaGCAACAGGTTGGTTTCCCAGTGATAGCTGCCTTTCTGAAACCTGGTAGACAGCTCTCACTACAGACAGATACAGGGatctttgggaaaaaaaaatattccaagagAATGAATAGATGCACAAAGGTTTAATCATTTACCAAATGAAAAAGGTATCCTTTCATTAGGCCCTGCCTAGCACTCTCAATACACTAGCACAGCGGAAGATAACATAAGAAAAATGCAGAGTATGGTAAAATGGGGAACAATGGTTTAGGATGTCACACAAACTCCAtgctaaaaacacatataaaattaGCATTAAAAAGCCAATCAGTTTCAAGTCTTTTTCATTAAGGCTTTTGAGTCACTATGAACCCAACAGCTCAAGTCTGTTACCTTTACTGGACCAGTGGTCACCCTCATAATGGAACCACTAGGACTTGTGATTCAATGAGTATATAAGTCGTCTGACCATACTATATGTCTACTatcatctatatatttaattttgtacCTTTATAGCTATCTACTCACTTCTCCTTCTTACATCTTGTCCATGAAGATTCACATTTCATGCTGTACAAACTGTATGCCTTCACCTTCAATTAGGACTGACGTTAATAGGTATATGATGACTCTGTTTCCTGCCCCTAGCATGCATAGCTAATTGCTGCCGGGCCTCCTGCCTGTCATGCAAGGAAGCCGTGCTGGCTGCATAATAGTGTTCGAATGCGGCAGACAGCCACGGGAgccagcaaaataaaaaaattgttgacGAAGGAGATAGGGTAAGTGGAGTCTCTTATTAgtgaacaacaaaaaataaaacaaagcacaTCAAAAAGAGTTAGGATACCCTTCCATGGCCACTGTTCCATCAGTGGAAGCCTAGGTTGCCTGGTTGCTGATTTGTCAGTGATTTGGCTCTACCCCTGGGATCACAGTTACATTtaataaggtgcatatattttataaacacatatttttggcaaatcacatttttttgtatttatttaataagtaTCAAAAAACACTATAGTACTCTATATTGTACATTAATACATTTGGTCTAATATGACTCATACTACTTTTTATATCATGCTGGAGAACCATCTAAAATACATTGTgggatatttatgaaaattggtttattttgccCAGAAGGAAAAGCAATTTTTGCCCAAAACAACTAAACTGATCTGTGAGGTTTCTAGAGCAGTTTAGGAAATGAAATATCTGATTAGTTGCTTTTGGGAAAAGTCACCCCACTATAAGTTAGGAATAAGTAGAGAATGGTCAACAAATCTACAAAAGTAAGTAGATATTTAGTAATCAACACATATCAGGTCCCCATAAATAATGAAGTAACAAACATAAGGAAGGTATGTTTTTGTAATGCTGAACAACACTTGAAAAATTGCAGGCTACCTCTCTGCATGTCTGCACCTGATTATACTCTACCAACCTTTACCTGGTGATGAACATAGACCTTCATTTAAGCATCATTGGCGTTTACGTCAAAGTCAGTGAATAATCAAGCCAAAaagggggacatttatgaaaaaactAAGACAAAGGAAAACCAtgatgttgcccatagtaaccaatcagatgtttgctttaatTTGCCAAACTACACTATAAAGGTAATGCTAGAACCTGATTGATTGCTGAGGACAATACCAAATTTTTCTTTGCATTAGTTTTTAGATTTTTCACACAATGCGGTGAACAAATTTGAAAAGAATATATACCTGTAagctatatatacatatttacacatttgtggttttccccacaatattaaataaattataaaacataataaatatagtccAAGACAGTGCTGTATTACTAATTTATCAAAACCCTTTACAGTTAAATATAGGCAGTTCTCTTTAAGTATCATTTGTTCCACCACAAACCCTTACCCTTTGATTAGATGTGGCCCATTTTAAAATACTTGAATTTATAATTAAGGCCGATGAATCATAACTTCCAACAATGACCTGTTTCATTGTATCCTCTGGGATCAATTGCCAGTTTACAATATCATAAACAGGAGGAGGGTCCCCATTGTCATCAAAGAAAATGTCCCGTCCACTGCTCAGTTTCATTCGGACTTTCTTTACATATTGTAGAATCTGCAGGGACAAAATACTTTATATCATGTGCAGCAcggttgctaagtggttagcacttctgccatacagcactggggtcatgagttaaattttcGACCAtagccttgtctgtgtggagtttgtatgttctccctgtgtttgggtgggtttcctctgggtgttccggtttcctcccaaaaacatactggtaggttaattggctgctaacaaattggccctagtctgtgtgtgttatggatttagactgtaagccccaatcaggcaggaagtgatgtgagtgagttctctgtacagcgctgtggaattagtggcgataaataaataataatgtcataGACTTTTTTTAAACTAGGGTGAATATTTTTTGAACCCAAATTATTATCTGTAATTCCTCTAAGGCCATGTTGGGCCACCCCCTAAAAGCCAGTACATGTTATCAATATGATAGGGTCTTTaatttaattgcatttatttttaagatgTATGTAATCAGGCTCATGTGTCATTGACATGCCAGTCTAAATGATCAGCATTATAAACATTGTTAtcagcagcatcatcatcatcatctggaatTTACCTGCCATGGTTTCAAGTCCCAGATGTCCGAACAGCTTCTGTTAGTAAAATGACTGTCCCCTGGTCTGCATGTGTTCAGGTCATGCAAAGCTTTAGCTATCGCAAATATGGCACTGTAAAGATTGTATGTAATTCTCATGCTGGGTAACTGTTTTAAGTATGTTTGAAAATACTCCACTTTATCTTTCTCTGTGCAATTTCTTGATGGCCTCTCTCTGGGGAATGTGAAGTTTTCAAAGTTTAGAAAAGAACAGCCAGCACTTTCTTCCCAGAACATCCAATTCCAAGCCCTTTCTGGTAGCTCAACAGGATTTATATGGTCAAGGTGTTCATGGAACCCTGGGATATTTCCACTGTAGAATGCAAAACCTATGGTTCCTGCTAGAAGCTTGGAATATTTTTCTGAAGAGAACAATGAAGTGGTTGACCACGCTTCACTGGCCACAAATATCTTCTCGGTCACATTTCTTCTTATAAACTCGTCAAGCAGAGGTAAAAAGTGGACATCAGTGGAGAAGATAACCACAGCTTTGGCTGTTGAATCTTTAATAACCTGAACGATGTGAGGAATGTTGTAATTGGGTAAACTGATCTGAATGTACTCTGTAAACTCCACACAAGCCCCAGATTTAAGAATTTCTTGCTTAATAACCTGAATACCCTGTTGCCCATAATCATTAGCCAGTGCCACCAACCCAACCCAAGTCCAACCAAAATGTAGCACAAGCTGGGCCAGTCCTTTTGATTGGAAGGCATCACTGGGTACAGTTCGGAAGAAGGATGGGAACTGTGTTTTGTCACTCAAGAGGGAACTGGTTGAGAAGTGGCTAATctgttggtttaaaaaaatagaatagtcttATTTACTAAGGTCCATGTAACAAcagatgtttttctttttaaagtcaTATATTTATCATGCTCATGTAATTTAAAGGCTTGTTTGTTTTACTTTGCAGACCTTGTATTTGCTTAGAATtacatatctataaatatatcttATATACCTATCTAAGTTTCTGCTTATTTTGTACATGGAAGTTCTCAAGGACCTTCTTCTATTAAATATGCTGAAATGGTTATATAACACATAATGTAATGTCAGGGATACAACAGTTAGGGAAATTTGCTAGTTTATTGATTCTGCATCAATAGAGAATGGTTTGAGACAGTGACACCTGGCtccagcaatatatatttatatttgccctttaaataatttatttgtgtaGGTTCTCTTATATACATTAAAAGAGTTCCACATACAGAATTCCTAAACTTAAAAGATGTGCGCACTTTTGCACAACCTCCTTAACATAACCTTCTATGTAACAAACACCAGTTATACAAAGTAGGGAACATTGGGTTGCTCTGCAGTTGACAGTGCTGAAGGACTAAAGCTGTCCATATCTCTTCGAGGAAGATCCAAGAAGCTGTAATAAATACCTATGGATGGATTGTTATACTCTGCTGTGATACTGCAATCAAATATGTCACTCTAAGACATGATACTGACTGATATCTGATAATGAGGTCTGGGAGCTATTTGCTAACAAGGATAAGTTATAATGAGGGGTTAAATAATAGTGAACACGGTAATAAAAGTTGTGCTGTGAATGTGAATTTCTTACAGATTATATTAGATTTAGATTTAGCTAAATGGTGAAAGACTTAACAGCCTCCCATTCTAGGCCCAGGCCTCTGTGGCCATTTCACATATCCtagcctcacacacacacacacacacacacacacactcacactcacacacacactcacacacacacagacacacacacacacaaacacgcacacagTTGGCAGTCACTGGGGTTTAGGTGATGTCCAACCATTCAGAGGCTTGCGGTCAATTCTACTCCAGGTATATCATTTTGGATAAGTTTTAATGTAGATAGTGAATTCAGTTAATTGAGCAAGCTATGATAGTTGTCCAATCAGATTGTTATGTTTAGAGAACTCTTATTGACAAACAGTGATAAGAGTGAGAATTTCTAAAATTGTACCTAAGTTTTTACCTAATAGAGTTGTTAATTGGAAAGAAGAAAAAGacgaaaaagaagaagaagaggaatatTTTTAGTATAGTTTTTTGTTATTATAGAGTATTTAAGATCTGTCAATGTTCTTGAATGGTTAATTTCTAAACACTGTTCAAAATCCTATTCAAATGTAGAACGTTTTATATTCTTGTACCCAACCTGCTTAATCAGTGAAAATAACTCTTCaacatatgtatttgtattattaaacCACAGTACAACACCGTTTAAGgactactgaacataaaatggaAATATTTTGATTGAAACTTTCCCATGCTATATAGGGCTCCTTAGACCTTACAGCCCACACAGAGTTGCACAGTGAAACTATGCTGAGCAAGCACATATTCTGTACACTAACTCATTTTCTGCCTTCAACTGGTCAGTCAGGCAAATAGGTGCTTTGCTAAGCTGATATTGCAAATTCCCCACTCCTGGAAATTTTATAAAGCATCGAATGAATACTGGAAATTGTGCAGCTGTTATTATGCGACTATTATGCTTCAGGGCCCCTTCAGAAGAGTCCTGCCACATTACACAGCAGGTATACTCTCTTCTCCACTCATCAGTTCCTAAGTCCATTGTATTCTGCAACATCTGTCAGACTTGGCAGATGGAGGAAACTACTTCTAGACTAATGGTGCTATTCAGTGCACTCTAACGCATTGGATCGTGATGCACTAAACCCCACTCTCTCTGTTATATCACAATGAGAGTGTGGCTCACCTAAAGGTAGCTGCAGCACTCAGTGCTTTGATCATACCATTAGTTTAAAAGAAGTGCGTTCAACGGGAAAAGAAGAACTGATTGTTTTGAGATAATACAAGACTATAtcaatatgtgttatatattagatacaaaaCATGTGACTTATAGTTAACTAACtaaaaaatctatataaaaaaaggaaaaacataatTGAACTATCACGTGTGACAAGTGTTTATTGGATAAATTTTGTTTAAACGTTGATCATGGATCAAGAACAAAAAGAAACTTCTGCAGAAGGGCAGATGCGGAGGTTAGAAGCATATACAAGACTTGTGAAAAACTAGTTGGGACCACAGAAGCTCCTCTTACTTGTGGATACCTGCTCAGTCCAAGAATATGAGCCATGAGGATTGAGTAGGTAGAGGTAGAATGGCCGATGACAGCAGCAAGTTTCTCTCTTTTTTGGCACTGAAAGTTCGGGATAGCTCTACTCTGTCCCGTCACCATCCATAGCGTTCCTTCCATTTCTCTCTGAAGCACAGAGCAAGAATCATAGATCTGGAAGCCAAGAGTTATGTTTGGCAGAATGTCTGCATTTCTATTTATCTCCTTTGTGGCATAGATCACCACATGTACCTG
This genomic interval carries:
- the LOC142150579 gene encoding extracellular calcium-sensing receptor-like, which codes for MRLSLETYLQVHVVIYATKEINRNADILPNITLGFQIYDSCSVLQREMEGTLWMVTGQSRAIPNFQCQKREKLAAVIGHSTSTYSILMAHILGLSRYPQISHFSTSSLLSDKTQFPSFFRTVPSDAFQSKGLAQLVLHFGWTWVGLVALANDYGQQGIQVIKQEILKSGACVEFTEYIQISLPNYNIPHIVQVIKDSTAKAVVIFSTDVHFLPLLDEFIRRNVTEKIFVASEAWSTTSLFSSEKYSKLLAGTIGFAFYSGNIPGFHEHLDHINPVELPERAWNWMFWEESAGCSFLNFENFTFPRERPSRNCTEKDKVEYFQTYLKQLPSMRITYNLYSAIFAIAKALHDLNTCRPGDSHFTNRSCSDIWDLKPWQILQYVKKVRMKLSSGRDIFFDDNGDPPPVYDIVNWQLIPEDTMKQIPVSVCSESCLPGFRKAAITGKPTCCFQCVPCPLGEITNTTDTNECFRCPWDQWPSQQRDKCVPKPIEYLSYEENLGVILMSTSITSSLIPLGVLGLLIHYKTTPIVRANNYAVSCLLLLSMSLCFLSSLAFIGYPNREKCLLRQVTFGMVFALCVSCILAKTLMVMIAFKATKPNSDLKKWASPQMSYVVIGLATFIQLLISVSWLSLSSPFPEYNFNAKSGVLVVECNEGSPTAFWCTIGYLGLLAIISFLVAFLARLLPDSFNEAKFITFSMLAFLIVWVSYIPASLSTSGKYTAAMEIFAILSSSWAMLCCMFAPKCYIILFRPNMNSKKYLLGKN